The following proteins are co-located in the Microbacterium sp. Clip185 genome:
- the purH gene encoding bifunctional phosphoribosylaminoimidazolecarboxamide formyltransferase/IMP cyclohydrolase, producing the protein MAGPSHDPSLYRDRDVVPVRRALVSVSDKTDLLRLAEALVAAGVEIVSTGSTAQTIRDAGYDVVDVSSVTGFPESLDGRVKTLHPGVHAGLLADLRLAHHEEQLTDLGISPFELVVVNLYPFVETVASGASGDAVVEQIDIGGPAMVRASAKNYANVAIVVSPESYPAIIDAIAAGGTSLAQRKELAARAFAHTANYDRAVATWFADETLAEGEQLPAHLTIKAERLATLRYGENSHQRAAIYTRTGGHGIAQALQLQGKEMSYNNYVDADAALRAAFDMVKPAVAIIKHANPCGIAVSAPNALDEIASAHLRAHECDPVSAFGGVIAANRTVTLKMAENLRDIFTEVIVAPAFEPEALELFRLKKNLRVLQLPADWQQERMDVRLVSGGLLLQDADRFPDDIESVATDWELVAGERPAGEEMTNLIFAWKACRAVKSNAIVLAKNSATVGIGMGQVNRVDSCRLAVERAGERAVGSVAASDAFFPFSDGPQVLLDAGISAIVQPGGSVRDDETIALARERGVTMFFTGERHFYH; encoded by the coding sequence ATGGCCGGGCCCAGCCACGATCCGTCCCTCTACCGCGACCGCGATGTCGTTCCCGTCCGCCGCGCGCTCGTCTCGGTCAGCGACAAGACCGACCTGCTGCGTCTGGCCGAAGCGCTCGTCGCCGCCGGCGTCGAGATCGTCTCGACGGGCTCGACCGCGCAGACCATCCGTGACGCCGGGTACGACGTCGTCGACGTGTCGAGCGTGACCGGATTCCCCGAGTCGCTCGACGGGCGCGTGAAGACCCTGCACCCTGGCGTGCACGCGGGCCTTCTCGCAGACCTCCGCCTCGCGCACCACGAGGAGCAGCTGACAGATCTCGGCATCTCGCCCTTCGAGCTCGTCGTCGTGAACCTCTACCCGTTCGTAGAAACGGTGGCATCCGGCGCATCCGGCGACGCCGTGGTCGAGCAGATCGACATCGGCGGGCCCGCGATGGTGCGCGCCTCGGCGAAGAACTACGCCAACGTCGCGATCGTCGTCTCGCCCGAGTCGTACCCCGCGATCATCGACGCGATCGCCGCCGGCGGGACCTCGCTCGCCCAGCGCAAAGAGCTCGCGGCGCGCGCCTTCGCTCACACGGCCAACTACGACCGCGCGGTGGCGACCTGGTTCGCCGACGAGACCCTCGCCGAGGGCGAGCAGCTGCCCGCGCACCTGACGATCAAGGCCGAGCGGCTCGCGACCCTGCGCTACGGCGAGAACTCCCACCAGCGCGCGGCCATCTACACCCGCACCGGCGGACACGGCATCGCGCAGGCGCTGCAGCTGCAGGGCAAGGAGATGTCGTACAACAACTACGTCGACGCGGATGCGGCGCTGCGGGCCGCCTTCGACATGGTCAAGCCGGCCGTGGCGATCATCAAGCACGCCAACCCGTGCGGCATCGCCGTGTCGGCGCCCAACGCGCTCGATGAGATCGCCAGCGCACACCTGCGGGCCCACGAGTGCGACCCCGTTTCGGCTTTCGGCGGTGTGATCGCGGCCAACCGCACGGTCACGCTGAAGATGGCGGAGAACCTGCGCGACATCTTCACCGAGGTGATCGTGGCCCCCGCCTTCGAGCCGGAGGCGCTGGAGCTGTTCCGCCTGAAGAAGAACTTGCGCGTGCTGCAGCTGCCGGCCGACTGGCAGCAGGAGCGCATGGATGTGCGGCTCGTATCGGGCGGTCTGCTGCTCCAGGACGCCGACCGTTTCCCCGACGACATCGAGTCCGTCGCGACAGACTGGGAGCTCGTCGCGGGCGAGCGCCCCGCCGGCGAGGAGATGACGAACCTCATTTTCGCGTGGAAAGCATGCCGCGCCGTCAAGTCGAACGCGATCGTGCTCGCGAAGAACTCCGCCACCGTCGGCATCGGCATGGGGCAGGTCAACCGTGTCGACTCGTGCCGCCTCGCCGTCGAGCGCGCGGGCGAGCGCGCGGTCGGCTCCGTCGCCGCATCCGATGCCTTCTTCCCGTTCTCGGACGGACCGCAGGTGCTGCTGGATGCGGGTATCTCCGCCATCGTGCAGCCGGGCGGATCGGTGCGCGACGACGAGACGATCGCCCTGGCGCGCGAGCGCGGCGTGACCATGTTCTTCACGGGAGAGCGCCACTTCTACCACTGA
- a CDS encoding AlkA N-terminal domain-containing protein yields MTFDERYRAIDARDARFDGQFVTAVHTTGIYCRPSCPARTPRPENVTFYPTSAAAHEAGYRACKRCLPEAAPGSPEWDLRGDVAGRAMRLIADGVIEREGVPGLAHRLGYSSRQLGRILTAELGASPLALARAHRAHTARMLLVGTDLPAADVAFSAGFASVRQFNDTVREVFGMTPLALRARRKSENRAAPGEIDLLLAHRRPIDDGGIFAWMTARALPGVETVTATTFARTLRLAGGSAWFEVRRDGEALRLRARLSQLADLPQLVTRVRRLFDLDADPLAVDQALAAHPELAARVAALPGIRVPGAADPHEMLIRAMVGQQITVAAARTALAALAQHLGERVPAHEGTDLLFPTMAAIADRGAEVLRGPAARIRAIVGAAGALADGALVLDAGGDPHEQRAALLAMPGIGPWTADYVRMRVTGDPDVFLPGDVAVRTGAARLGLPAEPRALTAWSVRAAPWRSYLTAHLWAAVAAVPAQIPHPAHLPNESRIA; encoded by the coding sequence ATGACCTTCGACGAGCGCTACCGCGCGATCGACGCCCGGGATGCGCGCTTCGACGGACAGTTCGTCACCGCGGTGCACACCACCGGCATCTACTGCCGTCCCAGCTGCCCCGCCCGCACTCCACGGCCAGAGAACGTCACGTTCTACCCCACGAGCGCCGCCGCCCACGAGGCGGGCTACCGCGCCTGCAAGCGCTGCCTGCCCGAGGCCGCCCCCGGCTCGCCGGAGTGGGACCTCCGCGGCGACGTCGCCGGGCGCGCCATGCGCCTCATCGCCGACGGCGTCATCGAGCGCGAGGGTGTGCCGGGGCTCGCCCACCGGCTCGGCTACTCGTCGCGGCAGCTCGGACGCATCCTCACGGCCGAGCTCGGCGCGTCGCCTCTCGCGCTCGCTCGCGCCCACCGTGCCCACACGGCGCGAATGCTCCTCGTCGGCACGGACCTTCCCGCCGCGGACGTCGCCTTCTCCGCCGGCTTCGCGAGCGTGCGGCAGTTCAACGACACCGTCCGCGAGGTGTTCGGGATGACGCCGCTCGCGCTGCGCGCCCGCCGGAAGTCCGAGAATCGCGCCGCCCCCGGCGAGATCGACCTGCTGCTCGCGCATCGGCGCCCCATCGACGACGGCGGCATCTTCGCCTGGATGACGGCCCGCGCGCTCCCGGGAGTGGAGACCGTCACCGCGACGACCTTCGCGCGCACCCTGCGTCTTGCCGGTGGCTCCGCGTGGTTCGAGGTGCGCCGTGACGGCGAGGCGCTCCGCCTCCGCGCCCGCCTCTCCCAGCTCGCCGATCTGCCGCAGCTGGTCACGCGGGTGCGCCGGCTGTTCGATCTGGATGCGGATCCGCTCGCCGTCGACCAGGCACTCGCAGCCCATCCCGAGCTCGCCGCCCGGGTGGCCGCTCTTCCCGGCATCCGGGTCCCCGGCGCCGCCGACCCGCACGAGATGCTCATCCGCGCGATGGTGGGCCAGCAGATCACCGTTGCCGCGGCCCGCACGGCCCTCGCTGCTCTCGCGCAGCACCTGGGGGAGCGGGTGCCCGCCCACGAAGGCACCGACCTGCTCTTCCCGACGATGGCGGCGATCGCCGATCGCGGCGCCGAGGTGCTGCGTGGACCCGCGGCCCGCATCCGCGCCATCGTCGGCGCTGCCGGAGCGCTCGCCGACGGCGCTCTCGTCCTCGACGCCGGAGGCGACCCGCACGAGCAGCGCGCGGCACTTCTCGCGATGCCCGGGATCGGACCGTGGACCGCGGATTACGTGCGGATGCGGGTCACGGGCGATCCCGACGTGTTCCTTCCCGGTGACGTCGCCGTGCGCACCGGGGCCGCCCGGCTCGGACTTCCCGCGGAACCGCGGGCGCTGACAGCCTGGTCCGTCCGCGCGGCGCCGTGGCGCAGCTACCTGACCGCGCATCTCTGGGCGGCCGTCGCAGCCGTGCCCGCGCAGATCCCGCATCCCGCCCACCTCCCGAACGAGAGCCGCATCGCATGA
- a CDS encoding ABC transporter ATP-binding protein: MSTVTGTSGEDRSDYTRVESREIRRRSMRLLGSLIRPLRAKLVLAAVVLVVSTALRVVGPALIAFGIDNALPAVLNEMDWLPTIGVVAVYLASGLLGAALIGWYAVVAARLTQAVMLDLRTRIFRHTQRLSLEFHESYTSGRIISRQTSDLDTIRELLDGGLNELVSGVLFGAFTLIALLLVDWQSGVVLIVMGIPLALLMRWFYRRSQMVYRESRVISAKVIVHFVETMTGIRAVKAFRKEKRGDVEFGELSEQYRDVNMRSIRLFGTFEPGLMAISTLSLGAVLLFGGIRVAGGALEIGVLLAAVLYVRNFFSPLQEVAMFLNSYQSAAAALEKVSGVLEEEPTVPEPAHPVALERPRGAIRFDDVAFGYGDGRVVLPDFSLDVPAGQTIALVGTTGAGKSTLAKLVSRFYDPTRGSVTLDGVDLRTLGSADLRRAIVMVTQEAYLFSGTVADNIALGKPDATLDEVRDAAMAVGAHAFIEALPDGYDTDVNKRGGRVSAGQRQLISFARAFLANPAVLILDEATASLDIPSERQIQSALGTLLADRTAIIIAHRLSTVAIADRVLVMEHGRIVEDDAPEALIGGTGTFARLHAAWRDSLV, translated from the coding sequence ATGAGCACCGTCACGGGAACCAGCGGCGAAGACCGCTCCGACTACACACGTGTCGAGAGCCGCGAGATCCGGCGTCGCTCGATGCGGCTGCTCGGCTCCCTCATCCGCCCGCTGCGCGCGAAGCTCGTGCTCGCGGCCGTCGTGCTCGTCGTCTCGACGGCCCTGCGGGTCGTGGGTCCGGCGCTGATCGCGTTCGGTATCGACAACGCGCTGCCGGCGGTGCTGAACGAGATGGACTGGCTTCCCACGATCGGTGTGGTGGCCGTCTATCTCGCATCCGGGCTGCTCGGGGCGGCCCTCATCGGGTGGTACGCCGTGGTCGCCGCGCGGCTGACGCAGGCGGTCATGCTCGACCTGCGCACCCGCATCTTCCGTCACACGCAGCGGCTGAGTCTCGAGTTCCACGAGTCGTACACGTCGGGGCGAATCATCTCGCGCCAGACGAGCGACCTGGACACGATCCGGGAGCTCCTGGACGGCGGGCTCAACGAGCTGGTCTCGGGTGTGCTCTTCGGCGCGTTCACGCTCATCGCGCTGCTGCTGGTCGACTGGCAGAGCGGCGTCGTGCTCATCGTCATGGGCATCCCGCTGGCACTTCTCATGCGGTGGTTCTACCGCCGCTCGCAGATGGTCTACCGCGAGTCGCGCGTGATCAGCGCGAAGGTCATCGTGCACTTCGTGGAGACCATGACCGGCATCCGCGCGGTCAAGGCGTTCCGCAAGGAGAAGCGCGGCGACGTCGAGTTCGGTGAGCTGAGCGAGCAGTACCGCGACGTCAACATGCGCTCGATCCGGCTGTTCGGCACATTCGAGCCCGGGCTGATGGCGATCTCGACGCTCAGCCTCGGCGCCGTGCTGCTCTTCGGCGGGATCCGCGTCGCCGGCGGCGCGCTGGAGATCGGCGTGCTGCTGGCCGCCGTGCTGTACGTGCGCAACTTCTTCTCGCCCCTGCAGGAGGTGGCGATGTTCCTGAACTCCTACCAGTCGGCAGCGGCGGCGCTCGAGAAGGTGTCGGGCGTGCTGGAGGAGGAGCCCACGGTTCCCGAGCCCGCGCATCCGGTGGCTCTGGAGCGGCCGCGCGGAGCGATCCGTTTCGACGACGTGGCGTTCGGCTACGGCGATGGACGCGTCGTGCTGCCCGACTTCTCGCTGGACGTTCCGGCGGGTCAGACGATCGCCCTGGTCGGCACGACGGGGGCGGGCAAGTCCACGCTGGCCAAGCTCGTCTCCCGTTTCTACGATCCGACCCGCGGCTCCGTGACGCTCGACGGCGTGGATCTGCGGACGCTCGGCTCGGCGGACCTGCGCCGTGCGATCGTCATGGTCACGCAGGAGGCGTACCTGTTCAGCGGCACGGTCGCCGACAACATCGCGCTCGGAAAACCGGATGCGACCCTCGACGAGGTGCGGGATGCGGCCATGGCCGTCGGTGCGCACGCGTTCATCGAGGCGCTTCCCGACGGCTACGACACCGATGTGAACAAGCGCGGCGGGCGTGTGTCAGCGGGACAGCGTCAGCTGATCTCGTTCGCGCGCGCGTTCCTCGCAAACCCGGCGGTGCTGATCCTCGACGAGGCGACCGCCTCGCTCGACATCCCGAGCGAGCGTCAGATCCAATCGGCTCTCGGGACGCTCCTCGCCGATCGAACGGCCATCATCATCGCGCACCGCCTCTCCACGGTCGCGATCGCGGACCGCGTGCTGGTCATGGAGCACGGCCGCATCGTCGAGGACGACGCTCCCGAGGCGCTCATCGGCGGCACCGGCACGTTCGCGCGGCTGCACGCTGCCTGGCGCGACTCGCTCGTGTGA
- a CDS encoding dihydrolipoyl dehydrogenase family protein, with the protein MSEQTYDLIVIGAGPVGENVADRAVQGGLSAVIVESELVGGECSYWACMPSKGLLRAGAVLREARDVDGAKQAVSSPLDVAGVLRRRDTLTHDWNDSSQVEWLSSAGIDLVRGHGRLVGVKQVEVTDADGNITRLTARHAVAVCTGTAALLPDTPGLAEIAPWTSREATSAQEIPASLAIIGGGVVAAEMATAYADLGAEVTLVVRGTLLAANEPFAGELVGRALEERGVRILRHTNVVSAQRVGDEKELELSDGTRIRAAEVLVATGRVPRTEDLGLDAVGLVPGEWLAVDDTMLVTGTDWLYGVGDVNHRALLTHQGKYQARAAGDVIAARATGGPVDDAPWGVHVATADHEAVPQVTFTDPEVASIGFTEAAAKAAGRRIRVLDYDLSWIAGAATRADDYRGQARAIVDEDAGTIIGATFVGEDVAELLHSATIAVVGQVPIARLWHAVPSYPTLSEVWLRLLEAYGRPSA; encoded by the coding sequence ATGAGCGAGCAGACCTACGACCTCATCGTCATCGGCGCCGGCCCCGTGGGCGAGAACGTCGCCGACCGCGCCGTACAAGGCGGACTGTCCGCCGTCATCGTGGAAAGCGAGCTCGTCGGCGGGGAATGCTCGTACTGGGCGTGCATGCCGTCGAAGGGGCTGTTGCGCGCGGGGGCGGTGCTGCGCGAGGCGCGCGACGTCGACGGCGCGAAGCAGGCCGTATCGAGTCCCCTCGACGTCGCCGGGGTCCTCCGTCGTCGCGACACGCTCACCCACGACTGGAACGACTCCTCGCAGGTCGAGTGGCTCTCGAGCGCGGGCATCGACCTCGTGCGCGGCCACGGCCGTCTCGTCGGCGTCAAGCAGGTCGAGGTGACGGATGCGGACGGCAACATCACCCGCCTGACCGCTCGCCACGCGGTCGCCGTCTGCACCGGCACCGCAGCTCTCCTCCCCGATACCCCCGGCCTCGCCGAGATCGCACCCTGGACGAGCCGCGAGGCGACCAGTGCGCAGGAGATCCCCGCATCCCTCGCGATCATCGGCGGCGGCGTGGTCGCCGCGGAGATGGCCACCGCCTACGCGGACCTCGGCGCCGAGGTCACCCTCGTCGTCCGGGGCACGTTGCTGGCCGCCAACGAGCCCTTCGCGGGCGAGCTCGTCGGCCGCGCCCTCGAGGAGCGGGGCGTGCGCATCCTCCGCCACACCAACGTCGTGTCGGCACAGCGGGTCGGCGACGAGAAGGAGCTCGAGCTGTCGGACGGCACCCGTATCCGTGCGGCCGAAGTGCTCGTGGCGACAGGGCGCGTGCCCCGTACCGAGGATCTCGGACTGGATGCGGTGGGACTGGTCCCGGGCGAGTGGCTCGCCGTCGACGACACCATGCTCGTGACGGGCACCGACTGGCTGTACGGGGTCGGCGACGTCAATCACCGGGCTCTGCTCACCCATCAGGGCAAGTACCAGGCGCGCGCCGCGGGCGACGTCATCGCCGCACGCGCGACCGGGGGCCCCGTCGACGATGCACCCTGGGGCGTGCACGTCGCGACGGCCGACCACGAGGCCGTTCCGCAGGTGACCTTCACCGATCCCGAGGTGGCCTCCATCGGGTTCACCGAGGCCGCAGCGAAAGCGGCGGGCCGCCGCATCCGAGTGCTCGACTACGACCTCTCGTGGATCGCCGGCGCCGCCACCCGCGCCGACGACTACCGCGGCCAGGCGCGCGCGATCGTCGACGAGGATGCGGGCACGATCATCGGCGCCACGTTCGTCGGCGAGGATGTGGCCGAGCTGCTCCACTCGGCGACGATCGCCGTCGTGGGCCAGGTGCCGATCGCGCGCCTCTGGCACGCCGTGCCGTCGTACCCGACGCTCAGCGAGGTGTGGCTGCGGCTGCTCGAGGCGTACGGGCGTCCGAGCGCCTGA
- the purN gene encoding phosphoribosylglycinamide formyltransferase, whose amino-acid sequence MLTVAVLISGTGSNLRALLEAAAEADFPARVIVVGADREASGLAHAEEFGIPSFVVPWQGADRREIWGEELDRQLRVWQPDLVVLSGLMRLLPPAVVAAWSPRLINTHPAYLPEFPGAHAVRDAIEAGATETGASVIVVDDGVDTGPILAQERIQVRPGDDESALHERIKPVERRLLIDVVRRIAIGELDLTASAV is encoded by the coding sequence GTGCTCACGGTCGCCGTTCTCATCTCCGGCACCGGCTCGAATCTGCGAGCCCTGCTCGAGGCCGCGGCGGAAGCCGATTTCCCCGCCCGCGTGATCGTGGTCGGCGCCGACCGCGAAGCCTCCGGCCTCGCGCACGCCGAGGAGTTCGGGATCCCGAGCTTCGTCGTGCCCTGGCAGGGCGCCGACCGCCGCGAGATCTGGGGGGAGGAGCTCGACCGGCAGCTGCGTGTCTGGCAACCCGACCTCGTGGTGCTCTCCGGCCTCATGCGCCTGCTGCCACCCGCGGTCGTCGCCGCGTGGAGCCCGCGCCTGATCAACACCCACCCCGCTTACCTGCCGGAGTTCCCCGGCGCCCACGCGGTGCGCGATGCGATCGAGGCGGGCGCCACCGAGACGGGTGCGAGCGTGATCGTCGTCGACGACGGCGTCGACACGGGGCCGATCCTCGCCCAGGAGCGCATCCAGGTGCGCCCCGGCGACGACGAGTCCGCGCTTCACGAACGCATCAAACCCGTCGAACGACGTCTGCTCATCGACGTCGTCCGCCGCATCGCCATCGGCGAGCTCGACCTCACCGCATCCGCCGTCTGA
- a CDS encoding ABC transporter ATP-binding protein has translation MSSTPSRSSTEPSTLRALARLLPFVRPVLRPLALGAISALAASVVALMIPLVLEGVVAGPIASADPTQILWGTLAVIGLGLAEAALVWGRRWFVLAPSTKVEYALRTGFAARLQRLPVAFHDRWQSGQLLSRMMQDISLIRRWLAFGVILLVVNVLTIALGTVLLFQWHWALGTIFLLCSAPLWYAGYRFEKQYGVLARQSQDQAGDLATAVEESVHGIRVLKAFGRGSHALAKFARQAETLRQTELRKATAIGLIWFWLVLLPEIAFALCLAAGIVLAQLGQLSVAQLFAFFAMATVLRWPMESIGFLFSFLLDARTATDRVFEVFDEHITIDDPENPVSLGNPRGRLVFENVHFRYQDAPDAQRDLLDGIDLALEPGETMALVGLTGSGKTTLTTLPTRLYDVTGGRVTLDGVDVRELTLTELRTHISMAFEEATLFSSSVRENVLLGRDDLDAASPEGERVLREALDVAQAEFVERLPDGVDTVIGEEGLSLSGGQRQRLALARAVAARPSVLVLDDPLSALDVDTEARVEEGLRRVLADTTALIVAHRPSTVALADRVALLEDGRVTAVGTHSELMRSSAHYRHVISSLDEQEKEEAR, from the coding sequence ATGAGTTCCACACCCTCTCGTTCGTCCACCGAACCGTCCACGCTCCGCGCCCTCGCGAGGCTTCTGCCGTTTGTGCGTCCCGTGCTGCGTCCGTTGGCGCTCGGCGCCATCAGCGCGCTCGCCGCCAGCGTCGTCGCCCTGATGATCCCGCTCGTGCTCGAGGGCGTCGTCGCGGGTCCGATCGCCTCCGCGGACCCGACGCAGATCCTCTGGGGCACGCTCGCCGTCATCGGGCTCGGGCTCGCCGAGGCCGCCCTCGTGTGGGGTCGGCGCTGGTTCGTGCTCGCGCCCTCGACCAAGGTCGAGTACGCGTTGCGCACCGGCTTCGCCGCGCGTCTGCAACGACTCCCCGTCGCCTTCCACGACCGGTGGCAGTCGGGACAGCTGCTCAGCCGCATGATGCAGGACATCAGCCTCATCCGTCGCTGGCTCGCCTTCGGCGTCATCCTGCTCGTCGTCAATGTGCTGACGATCGCGCTCGGCACGGTGCTGTTGTTTCAGTGGCACTGGGCGCTCGGCACGATCTTCCTGCTGTGCTCCGCCCCGCTCTGGTACGCCGGATACCGCTTCGAGAAGCAGTACGGGGTGTTGGCGCGACAGAGTCAGGACCAGGCGGGCGATCTCGCGACCGCCGTCGAGGAGAGCGTGCACGGCATCCGCGTGCTGAAGGCCTTTGGTCGTGGGTCCCACGCGCTGGCTAAGTTCGCGCGTCAGGCCGAGACGCTGCGCCAGACGGAGCTGCGCAAGGCCACAGCCATCGGCCTGATCTGGTTCTGGCTGGTGCTGCTGCCCGAGATCGCGTTCGCGCTGTGTCTGGCGGCCGGGATCGTCCTCGCCCAGCTCGGCCAGCTCTCGGTCGCTCAGCTGTTCGCGTTCTTCGCGATGGCGACGGTGCTGCGCTGGCCCATGGAGTCCATCGGCTTCCTCTTCTCGTTCCTTCTGGATGCGCGTACGGCCACCGACCGCGTGTTCGAGGTATTCGACGAGCACATCACGATCGACGACCCGGAGAACCCGGTCTCGCTCGGGAACCCGCGGGGACGGCTCGTGTTCGAGAACGTGCACTTCCGCTATCAGGATGCGCCGGATGCCCAGCGCGACCTGCTCGACGGCATCGACCTCGCCCTGGAACCGGGCGAGACGATGGCGCTCGTGGGACTCACCGGCTCGGGCAAGACGACGCTGACCACCCTGCCGACGCGTCTGTACGACGTGACCGGAGGACGCGTGACGCTGGACGGCGTCGATGTCAGAGAGCTCACGCTGACCGAACTGCGCACCCACATCTCGATGGCGTTCGAGGAGGCGACGCTGTTCTCCTCCTCCGTCCGCGAGAACGTGCTGCTCGGACGCGACGACCTGGATGCGGCCTCACCCGAGGGCGAGCGCGTGCTGCGTGAAGCGCTCGACGTGGCTCAGGCGGAGTTCGTGGAGCGTCTGCCCGACGGCGTCGACACCGTCATCGGAGAGGAAGGGCTGAGCCTGTCGGGAGGTCAGCGGCAGCGTCTCGCGCTCGCGCGCGCGGTGGCCGCGAGGCCGTCGGTGCTCGTGCTCGACGACCCGCTGTCGGCGCTCGACGTCGACACCGAGGCGCGCGTGGAGGAGGGTCTGCGCCGGGTGCTGGCCGACACGACCGCCCTCATCGTCGCCCACCGGCCCTCGACCGTGGCTCTCGCGGATCGGGTCGCGCTCCTCGAAGACGGTCGGGTCACCGCCGTCGGCACGCACAGTGAGCTGATGCGCTCCTCGGCGCACTACCGGCACGTCATCTCGAGTCTGGACGAGCAGGAGAAGGAGGAAGCGCGATGA
- a CDS encoding methylated-DNA--[protein]-cysteine S-methyltransferase: MTAHIATIDTPDGAFTALVDEHQRVLASGWSADHDVIVARLRPADRPVQISEGPVRAMDAVAAYYGGDVRAIDEVEVHQTGTAGQLAGWRMLRRIAPGEPLTYAEFAAALGSPRAVRAAASVCARNAPALFVPCHRVLRTGGAMGGFAWGVEVKRSLLAREAA, from the coding sequence ATGACCGCGCACATCGCCACCATCGACACCCCCGACGGCGCCTTCACGGCGCTCGTGGACGAGCATCAGCGCGTGCTCGCCTCCGGTTGGAGCGCCGACCACGACGTCATCGTGGCTCGCCTGCGCCCCGCCGACCGGCCGGTGCAGATCTCGGAAGGCCCCGTTCGCGCCATGGATGCGGTCGCCGCCTATTACGGCGGAGACGTGCGGGCCATCGACGAGGTCGAGGTGCACCAGACCGGCACCGCGGGGCAGCTCGCGGGCTGGCGGATGCTGCGGCGTATCGCGCCGGGGGAGCCTCTGACGTATGCGGAGTTCGCGGCAGCGCTGGGAAGCCCGCGCGCGGTGCGCGCCGCCGCATCCGTTTGCGCGCGGAACGCACCGGCCCTGTTCGTGCCGTGCCATCGCGTGCTGCGCACCGGGGGCGCGATGGGCGGCTTCGCATGGGGTGTCGAGGTCAAGCGCAGTCTGCTTGCGCGCGAAGCCGCCTGA
- a CDS encoding acetylxylan esterase gives MPRFDMDPHALREYRPEVREPADFDAFWAETIASSRAAGEEVRYARVATPFTLVDVYDVTFSGYAGEPVRAWLTVPAGADEPLPAVVEYNGYGGGRGLAGERLGWANAGYAHLLMDTRGQGSMWGTGGDTPDPHGTGPSVSGFMTRGIEDPAQYYYRRVFTDAVRLVDAARTLDIVDADRVAVCGGSQGGGIALAAGALSDGLIAVMPDVPFLCHFERAVGLTDADPYQEIVRYLAVHRHTEERVFTTLSYFDGVNMARRSHAPALFSTALHDQTCPPSTVFAARNHYAGEADIEVYPHNQHEGGLMYQWFAQAEFLAARV, from the coding sequence ATGCCGCGCTTCGACATGGACCCGCACGCCCTCCGCGAGTATCGGCCCGAGGTGCGCGAGCCCGCCGACTTCGATGCCTTCTGGGCCGAGACGATCGCCTCCTCCCGCGCCGCGGGCGAGGAGGTGCGCTACGCGCGCGTCGCGACGCCGTTCACTCTCGTCGACGTCTACGACGTGACGTTCAGCGGCTATGCGGGCGAGCCGGTGCGCGCATGGTTGACCGTGCCGGCGGGCGCCGACGAGCCGCTGCCGGCGGTCGTCGAGTACAACGGCTACGGCGGCGGCCGCGGACTCGCGGGCGAACGACTCGGCTGGGCCAACGCCGGTTATGCGCACCTGCTGATGGACACGCGCGGTCAGGGTTCGATGTGGGGAACCGGAGGCGACACCCCCGATCCGCACGGTACCGGCCCGTCCGTCAGCGGCTTCATGACGCGCGGCATCGAGGATCCCGCGCAGTACTACTACCGCCGCGTGTTCACGGATGCGGTGCGCCTGGTGGATGCGGCGCGCACGCTCGACATCGTCGACGCCGACCGCGTCGCGGTGTGCGGCGGCAGCCAGGGCGGCGGAATCGCGCTCGCGGCGGGAGCCCTGTCCGACGGGCTGATCGCGGTCATGCCCGACGTGCCGTTCCTCTGCCACTTCGAACGCGCCGTCGGCCTCACGGACGCGGATCCCTACCAGGAGATCGTGCGCTACCTCGCTGTGCACCGCCACACCGAGGAGCGGGTGTTCACCACGCTGTCCTACTTCGACGGCGTCAACATGGCGCGCCGCTCCCATGCACCCGCGCTGTTCTCGACAGCGTTGCACGATCAGACCTGCCCGCCCTCGACCGTCTTCGCCGCCCGCAACCACTATGCGGGCGAGGCGGACATCGAGGTGTACCCCCACAATCAGCACGAGGGTGGTCTCATGTACCAATGGTTCGCGCAGGCCGAGTTCCTCGCCGCACGCGTGTGA